The following proteins come from a genomic window of Rutidosis leptorrhynchoides isolate AG116_Rl617_1_P2 chromosome 10, CSIRO_AGI_Rlap_v1, whole genome shotgun sequence:
- the LOC139870430 gene encoding uncharacterized protein, which translates to MAKKGDVELASTALLKKQCDGILKKCNLPPKMGDPGPFLIPCNVNGSELLTSLADSGASINFMSYSVYKRLGLGDLSPTTMGVKIIDQSISSSVGIAEDLIVKVGDMEFPIDFVIVDIKEDPVVPLVLGRPFLATANSFFDFRIGKLTLRDKGKCMRIRTKRVKAP; encoded by the coding sequence atGGCCAAAAAGGGAGATGTTGAACTAGCATCCACCGCTTTATTGAAAAAGCAGTGTGATGGGATTTTAAAGAAATGTAACCTACCACCAAAAATGGGTGATCCCGGACCTTTCCTTATCCCATGTAATGTGAACGGGTCGGAGCTGCTTACATCTTTAGCCGACTCGGGGGCAAGTATCAACTTCATGTCCTACTCCGTTTATAAAAGGTTAGGCCTAGGGGACCTTTCGCCCACTACAATGGGAGTGAAAATAATTGATCAATCAATTAGCTCTAGTGTTGGGATTGCCGAGGACTTAATTGTTAAGGTGGGGGATATGGAATTTCCAATTGATTTTGTCATTGTTGATATAAAGGAAGATCCGGTTGTACCCCTTGTTTTGGGAAGGCCATTTTTGGCAACTGCGAAttctttctttgactttagaaTCGGAAAACTGACTCTTAGGGATAAAGGGAAATGCATGAGAATACGAACCAAACGTGTTAAAGCACCATAA